In Nostoc sp. UHCC 0926, a single genomic region encodes these proteins:
- a CDS encoding pyridoxine 5'-phosphate synthase — protein sequence MTNLSVNLNKVALLRNTRNFGRPSVIEAAFTCIKAGAQGITVHPRPDQRHIKPEDVDALAQILTVEFNIEGNPSPEFLEIVRKIKPTQCTLVPDAPDAFTSDHGWDLATDGFWLRPIIRELKDLGVRVSLFMDTDLTQIKRAKEIGSDRIELYTEPYATAFRNGNVESVFQDYQQATQKAQEISLGVNAGHDLNLQNLEKFCSISGILEVSIGHALIADALEVGLFTTVQEYLKILSLN from the coding sequence ATGACCAATCTCAGCGTTAACCTTAACAAAGTTGCTTTACTCAGGAATACTCGAAATTTTGGTAGACCGAGTGTGATTGAAGCGGCTTTTACCTGCATTAAAGCTGGCGCACAGGGAATCACAGTTCACCCACGCCCAGACCAACGACATATCAAGCCCGAAGATGTCGATGCACTGGCGCAGATATTGACTGTTGAGTTCAACATAGAAGGTAATCCATCACCTGAATTTTTAGAGATAGTCCGAAAAATCAAACCAACGCAGTGTACCTTAGTTCCCGATGCACCTGATGCTTTCACATCAGACCACGGATGGGATCTGGCTACAGATGGCTTTTGGCTCAGACCAATCATTCGAGAGTTAAAAGACCTCGGAGTTCGAGTCAGCCTGTTTATGGATACTGACTTAACTCAAATTAAACGTGCTAAAGAGATTGGAAGCGATCGCATTGAGCTATATACAGAACCTTATGCTACAGCTTTTCGTAATGGCAATGTAGAGTCTGTATTTCAAGACTACCAACAAGCAACACAAAAGGCTCAGGAAATTAGTTTAGGAGTGAACGCTGGGCATGATTTAAATCTACAAAACTTAGAAAAGTTCTGTTCAATTTCTGGCATACTTGAAGTGTCTATTGGTCATGCCCTGATTGCCGATGCTTTGGAGGTGGGACTATTTACTACTGTGCAAGAGTATTTAAAAATCCTATCTTTGAATTAG
- a CDS encoding arsinothricin resistance N-acetyltransferase ArsN1 family B — MKAVIRLANESDALKMLAIYAPVVRETSISFEIEPPSETEFQGRIKDYQQQMPWLVCQINDELLGYAYATPYRTRAAYQWSVESSVYVNVEYRRKGVAKALYSSLFQLLQLQGFYNVFAAIALPNPASVAVHEAVGFSPVGVFCRVGYKFSEWHDVAWWQLSLQQEQPLPVNPPLSLLELQKLSLWDEALRSGLLLLRV, encoded by the coding sequence ATGAAAGCTGTAATCAGACTAGCTAATGAAAGTGATGCCTTAAAAATGCTGGCAATTTATGCGCCAGTTGTCCGAGAAACTTCGATTTCCTTTGAGATAGAACCTCCTAGTGAAACGGAATTTCAAGGGCGCATCAAGGACTATCAACAGCAAATGCCTTGGCTGGTGTGTCAAATTAACGATGAACTTCTAGGTTATGCCTATGCTACTCCCTACCGGACTCGTGCCGCTTACCAATGGTCTGTGGAATCATCTGTGTACGTAAATGTTGAGTATCGCAGAAAAGGAGTTGCTAAAGCCTTATATAGTTCCCTTTTTCAGTTACTTCAACTCCAAGGATTTTACAACGTTTTTGCCGCGATCGCTTTACCTAATCCAGCAAGTGTAGCTGTGCATGAGGCTGTCGGTTTTTCACCTGTAGGTGTATTTTGCAGAGTTGGGTATAAATTTAGTGAGTGGCATGATGTCGCGTGGTGGCAACTATCTCTGCAACAAGAGCAACCGCTACCTGTAAATCCACCTCTTTCTTTGCTAGAACTTCAAAAATTGTCTCTGTGGGATGAAGCCTTAAGAAGTGGACTCCTGCTACTTCGAGTTTAA